In the genome of Streptomyces sp. NBC_00259, the window GTACAGCACCAGGGGCATGACGAGCGCGGCCGACGCGGCGATGACGGCCAGGGTCGCGGCGCGCAGACGGTACAGCGGGAGGGCGAGGACGAAGATCATCCCGTAGCAGGCGAGGATCACGTCGACATCGGTGTCCAGCCAGGTCAGGGCGTATCCCAGGGCGATCAGGACGGCGGAGCGGATCAGTACGCGGCCCATCGCCTGCCGCCCCGCGCGTCCGGTCCGCGGCTGCGGACGGCCGGTGAGAATGATCAGGGTGAAGCCTGCGAGGAGGGCGAACAGGGCCGAGGACCGGCCGTGCGCCACCTCCATCAACCAGCCCAGCGCGCCGCCCACGGAGGGGGCGGGGCTCACGTGGTCCGCGTACATGCCGAAGATCGCCAGCCCGCGGGCCAGGTCGATGCCGATCAGACGCCCTGTCGACGGCGCACGGGAGGGCGAGCCGCCCGGAGTGGCGGCCGCGGCCGTCCCGGAGCGCGCGGCTGTCGCCGTCGGCACTGCGTCGTGCGTCATACGCCCAAGGGTTGGGGAAGCCGCGAGGCGCAGCCATCCGGCAGGTGTCCGGAACCGCCCCCGCCGACCGGGGGGCATATCGTGCGAATCGGGCAGCAGCCCGAGGTTCCCGTGGCCCGGACGATTCCGGCGGTCCGGACGATTCCGAAGGTCCCGATGGTTCCGAAGGTTCCGATGGTGAGTGGAGCACGCGTGATCCGGGTAATGGTGGTCGACGACGAAGCCCTGATCCGCACGGGCTTCCAGCACATCCTCGACACGGCGGACGACATCGAGGTCGTCGCGGCGGTCCCCGGCGGACAAGCGCTCAAGACCGCGCAGGAAGTGCGCCCCGACGTCGTGCTGCTGGACATCCGGATGCCCGACGTGGACGGGCTCACCGTACTGGCCGGCCTGCGCCGGCTGCCGAACCCCCCGGTGGTGGCCATGCTCACGACGTTCGACATGGACGAGTACGTGACGACCGCCCTGCGCGCGGGCGCCGCCGGGTTCCTGCTCAAGGACACCGACCCCGAGGGGCTGCCGTACCTGGTGCGGACGCTGGCCGACGGCGGCACCGTACTGTCGTCCAAGGTCACCAGAGCGGTCGTGGACGGCTATCTGGAGGCCGGCCCCCAGGACGCCGCCGTCCACGGCGTCGCCCGGCTGACCGACCGCGAGCGCGCCGTGCTCGTCCTGATCGCCGAGGGACTGTCGAACGCCGACATCGCCGTACGCATGCATCTGGGAACCGGCACGGTCAAGGACCATGTGAGCGCCATCTTCACCAAGCTGGAGGTCGGCGGCCGTGTCCAGGCGGCTCTGCTCGCCGAACGGGCGGGCCTGCTCAGGCCGCAGCGGGACGAGGAGGGGGCATGACTCCGAGCGGTCCGAACCCGAGCGGTCCGAACCCGAGCGGTCCGAACCCGCGTGATCCGAACCCGAGCGACCCGAGCCCGGGCCGTCCGAGCTCACCGCGTCCACAGGGTCCGACCCCGAGCGGTCCGATCCTGAGGGATCCGGCCCTCGGTCGTCCGAATCCGGTCGGTCCGGTCTCTCCCCGGCTCCCCGCCCCGCTGATGGACGCCGTGCTCGTCGGAATCGCGCTGATCGACGTCTTCTTCAACGTCCACACCGCCGAGTCGCTGCGCCTTGCCTTCGCCCTGGTCGGCGCGTTCGCCCTGCTGCTGCGCCGGCGCATGCCCCTGCTCACGTTCGTGCTCACGCTGCCCTCCGTCGTCCTGTCCGACGCGATCTTCGCCGCGCTGGCCGCGCTCTACACCCTCGCCTCGCTCAGCCGCCGCCGCGTCCTGCTGGGCGCCTGCGCGCTGGCGTTCACGATCAGCGACATGACCTCGCTTCCGTCACCGAGCCTCGACCTGTCGTCCACGGCGACCCTGATCACCCTCGGCTACACCGCGGCGACCGCGGCCGCGCCCGTCTTCCTCGGTCAGCTCGTACAGACCCGGCGTGATCTGTCGCTGCGGCTCGCGGAGATCTCCGAGGCACGCGACCACGAGCGGCTCCTCACCACCCAGACCGTGCTGGCCAAGGAGCGCGCACAACTCGCCCGGGAGATGCACGACGTGGTCT includes:
- a CDS encoding response regulator, with the protein product MIRVMVVDDEALIRTGFQHILDTADDIEVVAAVPGGQALKTAQEVRPDVVLLDIRMPDVDGLTVLAGLRRLPNPPVVAMLTTFDMDEYVTTALRAGAAGFLLKDTDPEGLPYLVRTLADGGTVLSSKVTRAVVDGYLEAGPQDAAVHGVARLTDRERAVLVLIAEGLSNADIAVRMHLGTGTVKDHVSAIFTKLEVGGRVQAALLAERAGLLRPQRDEEGA